From one Rhodamnia argentea isolate NSW1041297 chromosome 1, ASM2092103v1, whole genome shotgun sequence genomic stretch:
- the LOC115729603 gene encoding protein TONSOKU isoform X3: protein MARDEAQFKAAKRAYQSARDEGNHQEEARWANVIGDILKNRGEYVEALKWLRIDYDVTSKYLTEKHLLPTCQSLGEMYLRLEFFEDALFYQKKHLELAKDSDDLVEQQRASTQLGRTYHEMFLRSVDDHYSIRNAKKYFKSAMKLAKELKENPPTNKCSFLKEYIDAHNNIGMLEIDLDNLVEAQKILSKGLDICDEEEVIEDDDGRSRLHHNLGNVFMESRMWNEAREHIEKDIIICKRIGHCQGEAKGYINLGELHYRVQKYDEAILCYQKAHDLAQSMEDEDALMGQINQNIDTVNEAIKVMGELRLEEQNFKKLSRKLVSARGTGSERKWLLQQNKSLDSLIEKSSMITAWLKHLEFAKRKKRIASELCDKEKLSDSYLVIGESYQKLRKFDKALKWYNKSWEIYKSIGNMEGQALVKINIGDVLDCDGNWAGALDAFEEGYRISVEANLLSVQLSALENMHYSHMIRFDNVEEARRLQLLIDKLKQSDRKELEGPKTAGDCCPETDTEGDDYSLNSRSSTCSSPLTSNSYKRKLHNTVEELNDDAPLISFLHSKEVSPKFRTVAPVEKYGNPVKHMMASSRSSSKSSGDMQKVVNRKRIRLVLSDDEGEMHAQAGGSMAGPHSMERTATSDERNKAAAAAARGCQDAPGDGSECTKSFWNLVNVEESTCSYRTRSSNRVASENGKEDRSLSTKDVFPDYFVADSSKCDFDVSNNLSHTVHLDFPACADKSKLFVSFKIDNELIHVEAESFGSDDEFDIDSVKAELACLYYLHLSKEKRSKGLLPIIQKILNEGKPLPCLEAVQRLRYLLAKGGVEVLVHGWIQKPLMKLYVDCCEDLTEQPNMKLLKRLYNLEVSEDEVILSECELQDVSVTPLLNALRMHGTIAMLNLSHNLLGNGTMEKLQQVFQSSGQSYGDLSLDLHCNRFGPTALFQICECPVLFERLAVLNISGNRLTDACGSYISTILKNCRALYSLNVERCSLTSRTINKAAEALEAGSMLTQLYIGHNDLISGNAIIYLLSKLASLERFSELSLSGLKLSKTVVDSLCRISKRLSLSGLMLGGTNIGADGALQLSESLLFENHELVKLDLSFCGLASKYFSRQLVETLVCGIVELNLGGNLIEQEGINALASALVRPQCSIKVLILNKCKLGLSGVVEIIQALAENDSLKELNLAGNVENKEIISSSQIEISLMHPHSSLDSSAAKEIDPARNGPCIVNRECNQLEVADSEDGQTGIEPDASGVNHSCASSWERIGAVESPLVEKLSMAIGMAKQLESLDLSNNGFSLNAAESFYAAWSASRGSLAHRHISKWTVHLSCQANKCCRLKPCCKRD, encoded by the exons ATGGCCAGAGACGAGGCGCAGTTCAAGGCTGCGAAGCGGGCGTACCAGAGCGCGAGAGACGAAGGGAACCACCAGGAAGAGGCGAGGTGGGCGAACGTGATCGGGGACATACTCAAGAACAGGGGCGAGTACGTCGAGGCTCTCAAGTGGCTGCGGATCGACTACGATGTCACGTCCAAGTACTTGACGGAGAAGCACTTGTTGCCGACGTGTCAGTCCCTCGGGGAGATGTACCTGCGGCTCGAGTTCTTCGAGGACGCGCTTTTTTACCAG AAGAAACATTTGGAGCTTGCTAAGGACTCTGATGATCTTGTTGAGCAGCAAAGAGCGAGTACGCAGCTTGGTCGTACGTACCACGAAATGTTTTTGAGGTCTGTGGACGACCACTACTCTATTCGAAATGCTAAGAAGTATTTCAAATCTGCCATGAAGCTTGCGAAAGAGCTGAAGGAGAACCCGCCGACTAATAAGTGTTCTTTCTTAAAGGAATATATTGATGCCCATAACAATATCGGTATGCTTGAAATAGATCTTGACAATTTAGTAGAGGCCCAGAAAATATTATCTAAAGGATTAGACATATGTGATGAAGAAGAGGTCATTGAAGACGATGATGGACGTAGTAGGCTACATCATAATCTTGGAAACGTTTTCATGGAATCAAGGATGTGGAATGAGGCTCGGGAGCATATTGAGAAGGACATAATAATCTGTAAGAGGATTGGGCATTGCCAAGGTGAGGCAAAGGGGTACATAAATCTTGGTGAATTGCATTACAGGGTACAAAAGTATGATGAAGCAATTCTTTGCTATCAAAAGGCGCATGATCTGGCACAATCTATGGAGGACGAGGATGCTTTGATGggtcaaattaatcaaaatatcGATACAGTGAATGAAGCTATTAAGGTGATGGGTGAGCTGAGGCTTGAGGAGCAGAACTTTAAAAAGCTGTCAAGAAAGTTGGTCAGTGCTAGGGGCACCGGAAGTGAAAGGAAATGGCTCCTGCAACAGAATAAGTCCCTCGACAGTCTTATTGAGAAATCAAGTATGATCACAGCATGGTTAAAA CATCTCGAGTTTGCTAAACGCAAGAAAAGAATTGCAAGTGAACTTTGCGACAAGGAAAAGCTGAGTGATTCGTACCTTGTTATTGGAGAATCATACCAGAAGCTCCGAAAATTTGACAAAGCCCTGAAATGGTACAACAAGAGTTGGGAGATTTATAAGTCCATTGGCAACATGGAG GGGCAAGCTTTAGTTAAAATTAATATTGGTGATGTTTTGGACTGTGACGGAAATTGGGCAGGTGCATTGGATGCTTTTGAAGAGGGGTACAG GATTTCTGTGGAAGCTAACCTCCTCTCAGTACAGCTTTCTGCCCTTGAGAACATGCACTATAGCCACATGATCAGATTTGACAATGTTGAAGAGGCAAG GAGGTTGCAGCTTCTAATTGACAAGTTGAAGCAATCAGATAGGAAAGAGCTTGAAGGACCAAAAACGGCAGGAGATTGCTGCCCTGAAACAGACACGGAAGGTGATGATTATTCGTTAAATAGTAGGTCCAGCACATGCAGTTCTCCACTTACATCTAATTCTTATAAGAGAAAACTTCACAACACTGTGGAAGAGCTAAATGATGATGCCCCTTTGATATCCTTCCTCCATTCAAAGGAAGTTTCACCAAAGTTCAGAACAGTCGCTCCTGTAGAGAAGTATGGTAATCCTGTCAAGCACATGATGGCATCATCCAGAAGTTCATCCAAGTCATCTGGTGATATGCAGAAAGTTGTTAATCGTAAACGTATTCGTTTAGTCCTTTCTGATGATGAAGGAGAAATGCATGCTCAGGCAGGGGGCTCAATGGCTGGGCCACATTCTATGGAGAGGACAGCTACTTCTGATGAAA GGAataaagcagcagcagcagcagcccgGGGATGTCAA GATGCACCTGGAGATGGTTCCGAATGTACAAAGAGTTTTTGGAATCTTGTTAATGTAGAGGAGAGCACATGTTCTTATAGAACCAGGAGTTCTAATAGAGTAGCATCTGAAAATGGCAAAGAAGACAGATCCTTGAGCACCAAGGATGTTTTTCCTGACTATTTTGTGGCAGATAGCTCAAAATGTGACTTTGATGTTTCCAATAACCTATCACACACTGTTCATTTGGATTTTCCTGCTTGCGCTGACAAATCCAAA CTATTCGTATCGTTCAAAATCGACAATGAACTTATCCATGTAGAGGCTGAGAGCTTTGGGTCCGATGATGAATTCGACATCGACTCTGTGAAGGCTGAATTGGCATGCCTATACTACTTGCATCTTTCTAAagaaaagagatcaaagg GTCTCTTGCCAATCATccagaaaatattaaatgaGGGAAAGCCCCTCCCATGCTTAGAAGCTGTTCAAAGGTTGAGGTATCTCTTGGCAAAGGGAGGAGTTGAAGTACTTGTTCATG GTTGGATACAGAAGCCCTTGATGAAGCTGTATGTTGACTGCTGTGAGGACTTAACCGAGCAACCAAATATGAAGTTGCTCAAAAGGTTATACAACTTGGAG GTCTCAGAAGATGAAGTTATCCTGTCAGAATGTGAACTACAAGATGTATCAGTAACTCCTCTATTGAATGCATTGCGCATGCACGGAACAATTGCGATGCTTAACCTTTCTCATAATCTCCTAG GAAATGGAACCATGGAGAAACTTCAACAAGTATTCCAATCTTCAGGTCAGAGCTATGGAGACTTGAGTCTGGATCTGCATTGCAACCGGTTCGGTCCAACGGCATTGTTTCAG ATATGTGAATGTCCCGTGCTGTTTGAACGACTGGCGGTACTTAATATATCCGGCAATCGTCTCACTGATGCTTGTGGATCTTACATTTCCACAATTCTGAAAAATTGTAGGG CCCTGTATAGCTTGAATGTAGAGCGCTGTTCACTTACATCTAGAACAATTAATAAGGCCGCTGAAGCACTGGAAGCTGGATCTATGCTTACGCAACTTTATATAG GACATAATGACCTGATATCAGGAAATGCTATAATCTATCTGCTTTCCAAGCTTGCCTCACTGGAAAG ATTTTCTGAACTAAGTCTGAGTGGCTTGAAGCTTAGCAAAACTGTAGTTGACAGCCTATGTCGGATATCTAAAAGGTTGTCTCTGTCTGGACTAATGCTTGGAGGTACCAATATTGGAGCT GATGGAGCACTACAGTTGAGTGAATCACTTCTCTTTGAGAATCACGAGCTTGTGAAGTTGGACTTGTCATTTTGTGGATTGGCATCCAAGTACTTTTCAAGACAACTAGTTGAGACTCTGGTTTGTGGAATTGTGGAGCTGAACCTTGGAGGGAATTTGATCGAGCAAGAG GGAATTAATGCATTGGCATCAGCACTTGTGCGTCCTCAGTGCAGCATAAAAGTTTTGATCTTAAACAAGTGTAAGCTTGGGCTTTCCGGGGTTGTCGAAATAATACAAGCACTAGCAG AAAACGACTCCCTGAAGGAACTCAATCTTGCTGGTAATGTCGAAAATAAGGAAATAATATCTAGTTCGCAAATAGAGATAAGTCTCATGCATCCTCATTCTTCACTCGATAGCTCTGCTGCAAAGGAAATAGATCCAGCACGGAATGGGCCATGCATTGTGAATCGTGAGTGCAATCAACTCGAAGTTGCTGACAGTGAAGATGGTCAGACTGGGATAGAACCTGATGCATCTGGGGTCAATCACAGCTGTGCTAGTTCATGGGAGAGAATTGGTGCAGTGGAAAGCCCGCTTGTCGAAAAGCTTTCCATGGCCATTGGGATGGCAAAGCAGTTGGAATCATTGGATCTGAGCAATAATGGATTCAGCTTGAATGCTGCAGAATCGTTTTACGCTGCTTGGTCGGCTTCCAGAGGTTCTTTGGCCCATAGGCATATTAGTAAATGGACGGTCCATCTCTCTTGTCAGGCGAACAAATGCTGCAGATTGAAACCTTGCTGCAAGAGGGATTAA